A section of the Leptospira kobayashii genome encodes:
- a CDS encoding LA_1326/LA_4305 family lipoprotein, which yields MKSKFSFLLLILFLIFEINSCATGVQSRNLMFRNNEFAIYSVKRENIKLKSEKNLEQSFAHPIEISEDKILDILGNIRYKQESSYGSLLLYVFEEAEIKDFSADLMDGLRKVKPDQMLLIVSKYNPVKSVVSHYVRTGFYIWATENTIEILVGEIQSEIAFDEQGNYYDWSKIPDISFDHTPETNFILPGAGFTFKEVDGFRNRRWLVFGKKDLSKLKFEKRKVKSAKEIITSVDSDLTPEKRINRDEDDSVLPD from the coding sequence ATGAAATCTAAGTTTAGTTTCTTACTTCTAATTCTTTTTTTAATTTTTGAAATCAATTCCTGTGCAACAGGTGTTCAGTCCAGAAACTTAATGTTTCGTAATAATGAATTTGCGATTTATTCCGTAAAACGTGAAAACATTAAACTCAAATCCGAAAAAAATTTGGAACAAAGTTTCGCTCATCCGATTGAAATTTCAGAAGATAAGATCCTGGATATTTTGGGAAACATTCGTTACAAACAAGAAAGTTCTTACGGAAGTTTGTTACTTTATGTTTTCGAAGAAGCAGAGATTAAAGATTTTTCCGCAGATCTTATGGACGGACTTCGTAAAGTAAAACCGGATCAAATGTTACTGATTGTTTCCAAATACAACCCGGTAAAATCGGTAGTATCTCATTATGTTCGGACCGGTTTTTATATTTGGGCTACCGAAAATACGATAGAGATCCTTGTCGGAGAAATTCAATCGGAGATTGCATTCGATGAACAAGGGAACTATTACGATTGGTCAAAGATTCCTGATATTTCTTTCGATCATACCCCTGAAACCAATTTTATTCTTCCTGGAGCAGGCTTTACTTTTAAAGAAGTGGATGGTTTCAGAAACAGACGTTGGTTGGTATTTGGCAAAAAAGATTTGAGCAAACTTAAGTTTGAAAAAAGAAAAGTCAAGTCCGCTAAAGAAATAATCACATCGGTGGATTCTGATCTCACTCCCGAAAAAAGAATCAATCGTGATGAAGATGATTCCGTTTTACCGGATTGA
- a CDS encoding FapA family protein, whose translation MASAESYPEKILQDLEANENGFFQIENRKGRAYLRVTKPGEKGQKVEFKDVLSRIKLFGVENYNEDTVKKVILHSDGKETEIGTWSKGTPEDSYAEITLSDDHMSASLNLYPPKHGGNLLSEYELREKIASVGISVGILDQIVQKTIRNPEFLVPVMVAKGYPPTPGIDGEIKIFFRSDNKPQLEEDEQGRINYKNIGIIQSVKPDDLIAEKIPAQPGQYGKTVTGTLIPFPEEKSVEWVLGPNVDLRGEKLYSKIAGRPVLDRNGEIRVDQVIQLEAVDYSTGNIDFPGTIIVEEKIGDGFSLTTNGSIIIKSSVGKAFLRAKGDIVLSGGFMGRGEGYIESEGNIYAKFIEQGKLSAGGSIFVEEAVMHSEISAKDIIQVLGGRGEIIGGTTIASNSIECAKLGAVVETKTKVAVGTPPELLEELDRMKKEISEKESTLKKVQATQSKLQEQTTKRDLKQDEKEMLSKLKEANEKYSVLLESLKKQFDTALGSYEPNKEAFVYVEREVFPGVEINFGSGKIYRSALNSLIGKTTILIGTDGNIQTERNLPPNAR comes from the coding sequence ATGGCATCTGCAGAATCATACCCGGAAAAAATACTCCAAGATTTAGAAGCAAATGAAAACGGTTTTTTTCAGATAGAAAACAGGAAAGGTCGTGCCTACCTTCGTGTAACAAAACCAGGCGAGAAAGGCCAGAAAGTAGAGTTCAAAGACGTGCTTTCCAGAATCAAATTGTTCGGAGTCGAAAATTATAACGAAGATACAGTCAAAAAAGTAATCCTACATTCCGATGGCAAAGAGACGGAAATCGGAACTTGGTCCAAAGGAACGCCGGAAGATTCTTATGCGGAAATTACCCTTTCCGACGATCATATGAGTGCTTCTCTCAATCTTTATCCTCCCAAACACGGAGGCAATCTTCTATCCGAATATGAATTGAGAGAAAAAATCGCAAGCGTAGGAATCAGTGTGGGGATTTTGGATCAGATCGTGCAAAAGACGATCCGTAACCCTGAATTTTTGGTGCCTGTCATGGTTGCAAAAGGATATCCCCCGACTCCGGGCATCGACGGAGAAATTAAAATTTTCTTTCGATCTGACAACAAACCACAGTTAGAAGAAGACGAACAAGGCCGAATCAATTATAAAAATATAGGAATCATTCAATCGGTAAAACCGGATGATCTGATCGCCGAAAAAATCCCCGCACAACCGGGACAATACGGGAAAACGGTGACCGGCACATTGATTCCCTTCCCTGAAGAAAAGTCCGTAGAATGGGTCTTAGGCCCCAACGTTGATTTAAGGGGAGAAAAACTTTATTCCAAAATCGCAGGACGTCCGGTTCTGGATCGAAACGGAGAGATCCGGGTAGACCAAGTGATCCAATTGGAAGCGGTGGATTATTCCACGGGGAATATCGATTTTCCGGGCACGATCATCGTAGAAGAAAAAATCGGAGACGGGTTTTCACTGACAACAAACGGAAGCATCATCATCAAAAGTTCCGTAGGCAAAGCTTTCCTTCGTGCCAAAGGAGATATTGTTCTTTCCGGCGGGTTTATGGGCAGGGGGGAAGGTTATATCGAATCGGAAGGAAACATTTACGCCAAGTTCATCGAACAAGGAAAACTATCTGCAGGCGGATCCATTTTTGTGGAAGAAGCGGTTATGCATTCGGAAATTTCCGCCAAAGACATTATACAAGTATTAGGTGGTCGAGGGGAAATCATCGGAGGCACAACCATCGCTTCCAATTCCATTGAATGTGCAAAATTGGGAGCAGTGGTCGAAACCAAAACGAAAGTTGCGGTGGGAACTCCTCCCGAACTTTTGGAAGAACTCGATCGGATGAAAAAAGAAATCTCGGAGAAAGAAAGCACACTTAAAAAAGTACAAGCCACCCAATCTAAACTCCAGGAACAAACGACCAAAAGGGATTTGAAACAAGACGAAAAAGAAATGTTATCCAAATTGAAAGAAGCAAATGAAAAGTACAGCGTTCTTTTGGAATCACTTAAGAAACAATTTGATACCGCTCTTGGATCTTATGAACCGAACAAAGAAGCGTTTGTCTATGTAGAGAGGGAAGTTTTTCCGGGTGTGGAAATCAATTTCGGCTCAGGAAAAATTTACAGATCCGCTTTAAATTCGCTGATAGGGAAAACTACGATACTGATAGGAACCGACGGAAATATCCAAACCGAGAGGAACCTCCCGCCGAACGCACGCTAG
- a CDS encoding glycosyl transferase: MKIYYYVSGHGFGHISRTSVILLEILKNPNLTELHLVSERIDFIRESNPKLIKRNRKLDVGVFQKDSLSMDIEKTKQELIEFEKTKNQLLKEEADYCKTNGIDLIVTDASSLPLIIALEAGIPSVFIGNFTWDFIYRKFASHDSYFTNISDILLTEYSFATEALILPFHCPMPPFLEKTEVGLVGRKPTLTKSEAKTSFQFSNSYKYVLLSFGAYGLEGFDFHPENLPSDIKLVAYGVPGLKTDRVIVPDFCNYPDLVSACDYVLTKPGYGILSECYYADTPILYTDRGDFAEYPYLVENLQNYFLSSYISHEEISNCEFEIHFSRIDNAKDKVKVLEVPKNGEIQITNLIFEYT, translated from the coding sequence TTGAAAATCTATTATTATGTTTCAGGACATGGGTTCGGTCATATTAGCCGAACATCTGTTATTCTGCTTGAGATTTTGAAAAACCCGAATCTTACGGAACTTCACCTTGTCTCAGAAAGGATCGATTTTATTCGGGAATCAAATCCAAAACTCATAAAGAGAAATCGCAAATTGGATGTAGGAGTATTCCAAAAAGATTCTCTTTCCATGGACATCGAAAAAACCAAACAAGAGTTAATTGAATTTGAAAAAACCAAAAACCAATTGTTAAAAGAAGAAGCGGATTATTGTAAAACCAATGGAATCGACCTGATTGTTACCGATGCATCTTCCTTACCGCTGATCATAGCACTTGAGGCAGGTATCCCTTCCGTATTCATCGGAAATTTTACCTGGGACTTTATTTATCGCAAATTCGCAAGTCATGATTCCTATTTTACAAATATAAGCGATATCTTACTCACAGAATATAGTTTTGCAACGGAAGCATTGATCCTGCCGTTTCATTGTCCGATGCCTCCTTTTTTAGAGAAAACGGAAGTTGGACTTGTGGGCAGAAAACCGACTCTCACCAAATCGGAGGCAAAAACTTCTTTTCAATTTTCAAACTCATACAAATACGTCTTACTTTCTTTCGGTGCTTACGGATTGGAAGGATTTGATTTTCACCCGGAAAATCTTCCGAGTGATATAAAATTGGTCGCTTACGGTGTACCGGGACTGAAGACAGATAGAGTCATTGTTCCCGATTTTTGCAATTATCCCGATCTGGTTTCCGCTTGCGATTATGTTTTAACCAAACCAGGTTATGGAATTCTTTCCGAATGTTATTATGCAGATACTCCGATCCTTTATACGGATAGAGGAGATTTTGCCGAATATCCTTACTTAGTCGAAAATTTGCAAAATTATTTTTTAAGTAGCTATATCAGCCACGAAGAAATTTCAAATTGTGAATTCGAAATTCATTTTTCTAGAATTGACAACGCGAAAGACAAGGTCAAAGTATTAGAGGTTCCTAAAAACGGAGAGATTCAGATTACAAATCTGATCTTCGAATATACATAG
- a CDS encoding TrmH family RNA methyltransferase, producing the protein MKPQVQSITSFSNPKVKWVSSLKEKRNRDEEKKFFIEGYREIFKAIKGGSDLLVPTLPVKLHSLFISPDCFLGENESKLISSVTCPIFELPKKIFEKISYRDRPDGLIAIAETPNANYDWDLFPGLNLNPILIIEGVEKPGNLGTILRTAEGAGVGLVLVTDPRIDLFNPNVIRASTGTLFTLPTYISSLSETITNLRKQNYSIHAVTPEGKSLYSNMDFRKKSAFLFGSEQYGLTPSAKEESDDTLYLPMFGEADSLNLAMSCGIVLYESLRQRNLGS; encoded by the coding sequence ATGAAACCGCAAGTTCAATCCATAACAAGTTTCTCAAACCCGAAAGTAAAATGGGTATCTTCTCTAAAAGAAAAAAGGAATCGGGACGAAGAGAAAAAGTTTTTTATCGAAGGTTATCGCGAAATTTTCAAAGCGATTAAAGGTGGTTCCGATCTTTTAGTTCCTACCCTTCCCGTTAAACTTCATTCTCTATTTATTTCTCCCGATTGTTTTTTAGGCGAAAACGAATCCAAACTGATTAGTTCCGTAACCTGCCCTATCTTCGAACTCCCTAAAAAGATCTTCGAAAAAATATCCTATAGAGATCGCCCCGACGGTTTGATTGCGATCGCGGAAACGCCTAACGCAAATTACGATTGGGATCTTTTTCCCGGTTTGAATCTGAATCCCATCCTGATTATCGAAGGCGTCGAGAAACCCGGGAATTTAGGAACCATACTTCGCACTGCGGAAGGTGCAGGAGTCGGATTGGTTTTAGTCACTGACCCGAGGATTGATCTTTTCAACCCGAATGTGATTCGTGCAAGTACGGGAACTCTTTTCACTCTCCCAACTTATATCAGTTCTCTCTCGGAAACGATTACAAACTTACGCAAACAAAATTACTCCATACATGCAGTCACCCCCGAAGGAAAGTCCTTATACTCCAATATGGACTTTAGAAAAAAATCAGCCTTTCTTTTCGGAAGCGAACAATACGGACTCACACCTTCCGCAAAAGAAGAAAGTGATGATACTCTTTATCTACCGATGTTCGGAGAAGCGGACTCGCTCAATCTTGCCATGTCTTGCGGAATCGTTCTCTACGAATCCTTACGCCAAAGAAATTTAGGTTCTTAA
- a CDS encoding class I SAM-dependent methyltransferase, which produces MKQSYELLDSGDFSKLEIVGGFKLIRSSPSSAYGKENPKLWNDADARYVKNDTGSGSWSFQKKIPESFSIDFAGLQFKIKLTPFGHIGLFPEQKTNWDRIREIGKKKSKLEVLNLFAYSGGSTLACLDAGMSVCHVDASKGMVDWARENAALSNLADKPVRWIVDDVLKFIQREIKRKKRYQGLILDPPSFGRGSKGEVWKIEDHLPELMDALMELCDHSPEFVILSCHSQGYSPLTLERILSSRIKTKGTYSTDELFIQEKSGKKYPSGFCSFYLKS; this is translated from the coding sequence ATGAAACAAAGTTACGAACTACTAGACTCAGGCGATTTTTCCAAATTGGAAATTGTAGGCGGATTCAAACTGATCCGTTCCTCTCCCTCTTCCGCTTACGGAAAAGAAAATCCGAAATTATGGAATGATGCTGACGCTCGTTATGTGAAAAACGACACAGGCTCAGGAAGTTGGTCGTTTCAAAAAAAAATCCCCGAAAGTTTTTCCATCGATTTTGCGGGCTTGCAATTCAAAATCAAACTCACTCCTTTCGGACATATAGGACTCTTCCCGGAACAAAAAACAAACTGGGACAGGATCAGAGAAATCGGAAAAAAGAAATCCAAACTGGAAGTTTTGAATCTTTTCGCTTATTCGGGGGGTTCCACTTTAGCATGTTTGGATGCTGGCATGAGTGTCTGTCATGTGGACGCATCCAAAGGCATGGTGGATTGGGCACGTGAAAACGCGGCACTTTCCAACTTGGCGGACAAGCCGGTTCGATGGATTGTAGATGACGTATTAAAATTCATTCAAAGAGAAATCAAAAGGAAAAAACGTTACCAGGGATTGATTCTGGATCCTCCTAGTTTCGGAAGGGGTTCCAAAGGGGAAGTCTGGAAAATCGAAGACCATTTGCCGGAGCTCATGGACGCATTGATGGAGTTATGCGATCATTCTCCTGAGTTCGTCATCTTAAGCTGTCATAGCCAAGGATACAGTCCCTTGACTTTGGAACGTATCCTATCCAGTAGAATCAAAACAAAAGGGACATATAGCACGGACGAATTGTTCATCCAGGAAAAGTCGGGTAAAAAATATCCTTCCGGGTTTTGTTCCTTCTACTTGAAATCTTAA